One part of the Musa acuminata AAA Group cultivar baxijiao chromosome BXJ1-5, Cavendish_Baxijiao_AAA, whole genome shotgun sequence genome encodes these proteins:
- the LOC103985690 gene encoding probable lysophospholipase BODYGUARD 1: MEVFSLGVQPPPTQFPCSTMDFNERHRLMNLPLTLHIRPFTSQIIDIHILRQSPPHSLRGLARWNGCDRPFPRTSSRLLWLQFFSVSYPLLRVAIIKEYSALFWTAELITVTGRLAALDSVMGSGAVRTALVVAGRVANDVLSFVVFTLLDVVDVLLCFFYKLADYALEAQWKPCYCSSSPGGIISGSSKIFVVSMISSTKLHLEDISDTLYSRPSFLSETSKTVLDELRRRKLIRWRRSTSPSSVTAATTVTVNSTIIQMLQGKMGSKKSHPVRSWSDCPCDSCSPSGSRDTLFVHAECPKDGSMAEEDVLFIHGFISSSAFWTETVFPNFGDEARARYRLLAVDLLGFGKSPKPVDSLYTLREHVETIEKSVLECYNVKSFHLVAHSLGSLLALALAVKHPGAVKSLTILAPPYFPVPKGEQGTQYVLRRVAPRRVWPPITFGSSVICWYEHISRTVCLILCKHHRLWERIFKFATRNRVRTYLMDGFFCHAHHASWHTLHNIICGSAGKMEGYLDEVRDRLSCDVAVFHGRDDELLPLECSYAVKSKIPRARVTVVDDKDHITIVVGRQKAFARELEEIWRNAKSN; encoded by the exons ATGGAAGTGTTCAGCTTGGGAGTTCAACCACCACCTACCCAGTTTCCTTGTTCGACGATGGACTTTAATGAAAGACATCGTCTCATGAATCTCCCTCTCACTCTCCACATACGTCCATTTACTTCCCAAATCATTGATATCCATATTCTCCGTCAATCCCCACCCCATTCTCTGCGTGGTTTGGCCCGTTGGAATGGTTGCGATCGCCCATTTCCGAGGACATCAAGCAGGCTTCTTTGGCTGCAGTTCTTCTCTGTCTCCTACCCTTTGCTGAGAGTTGCCATCATCAAGGAGTATAGTGCTCTGTTTTGGACGGCCGAGCTCATCACTGTAACTGGAAGATTAGCAGCTCTTGATTCGGTCATGGGCAGCGGAGCCGTGAGGACGGCGTTGGTGGTGGCGGGGCGGGTGGCCAACGACGTGCTCAGCTTCGTTGTCTTTACTCTGCTGGACGTGGTGGACGTGCTCCTCTGCTTCTTCTACAAGCTGGCGGATTATGCGCTGGAGGCGCAGTGGAAGCCCTGCTACTGCTCCTCCTCGCCGGGTGGAATCATCTCTGGCAGTAGCAAGATCTTCGTCGTCTCCATGATCTCCTCCACCAAGCTCCATCTCGAGGACATCTCCGATACTCTCTACTCCCGCCCTTCCTTCCTCTCCGAAACCTCCAAGACTGTCCTCGACGAGCTCCGCAGGCGAAAACTCATCCGGTGGCGGCGCAGCACGTCGCCGTCCTCTGTAACCGCCGCCACCACTGTCACCGTCAACTCCACCATAATCCAGATGCTACAGGGGAAGATGGGCAGCAAGAAGTCGCACCCCGTCCGCTCCTGGTCCGACTGTCCATGCGACAGCTGCTCCCCGTCCGGCTCGCGCGACACTCTCTTCGTCCATGCCGAATGCCCCAAAG ATGGAAGCATGGCAGAGGAGGACGTGCTGTTCATCCATGGATTCATATCCTCATCAGCATTCTGGACGGAGACGGTGTTCCCCAACTTCGGCGACGAGGCCCGGGCGAGGTATCGCCTGCTCGCGGTGGATCTGCTGGGGTTCGGCAAGAGCCCCAAGCCGGTGGACTCGCTGTACACGTTAAGAGAGCACGTCGAGACCATCGAGAAGTCCGTCCTGGAGTGCTACAACGTCAAGTCCTTCCACCTCGTAGCACATTCTCTGGGCTCTCTCCTCGCGCTCGCCCTCGCCGTCAAGCACCCCGGCGCGGTCAAATCCCTCACCATCCTCGCGCCG CCGTACTTCCCGGTGCCGAAGGGGGAGCAGGGGACGCAATACGTCCTGCGGCGAGTGGCGCCGCGACGGGTGTGGCCACCGATCACATTCGGCTCGTCGGTGATCTGCTGGTACGAGCACATCAGCCGCACGGTGTGCCTCATCCTGTGCAAGCACCACCGCCTGTGGGAGCGTATCTTCAAGTTCGCAACACGTAACAG GGTTAGGACGTACCTAATGGACGGCTTCTTCTGCCACGCTCACCACGCTTCGTGGCACACTCTCCACAACATCATCTGCGGCAGCGCCGGCAAGATGGAGGGGTACCTCGACGAGGTGAGGGACCGGCTAAGCTGCGACGTCGCGGTGTTCCATGGGAGAGACGACGAGCTCCTCCCGCTGGAGTGCAGCTACGCCGTCAAGTCCAAGATCCCGCGAGCTCGCGTTACGGTCGTCGACGACAAGGATCACATTACCATCGTTGTGGGCCGGCAGAAGGCCTTCGCCAGAGAGCTTGAGGAGATCTGGAGGAATGCCAAATCTAATTAA
- the LOC135674319 gene encoding rho GTPase-activating protein 3-like, whose protein sequence is MARFQRHFGGFRSSLPSQQHCSFASSSSSSSSEEEDDDDEEEEEVDEQEEECPISSPLIVPGPKAKEGERRENQRQHQIVTVLVAALRKSLVMCSVACGQRGASPASMEIGWPTDVRHRAHVTFDRFDGFLGLPAELEPEVPPRVPSASTSIFGVSVESMQCSYDKRGNSVPTILLSMQRHLYLQGGLQVEGIFRINAENSQEVFLREQLNRGIVLHGTDLHCLAGLIKAWFRELPRGVLDSLTPDQVMHCNTEEVCSEIARMLPPTEAALLDWAINLMADVVEHEHYNKMNARNIAMVFAPNMTQMADPLTELIHAVQVMNFLKTLIIKTLREREEASFAAIAFSSYSESPSDKDEATLSKPSEKYALCTNEKILGIYALDKVAIGKLLFNGEPSLGSSEGSFEPKIEMTNELDATRDECQCGYVYGDVESMMDRVSFRKVVRKFCSRPIFQLSRCPKKQAKLVNLDEGREAWT, encoded by the exons ATGGCCCGATTCCAGCGCCACTTTGGTGGCTTCCGCTCCTCGCTCCCCTCGCAGCAGCATTGCTCcttcgcttcctcctcctcctcctcctcctctgaagaagaagatgatgatgatgaagaggaagaggaagtggaTGAGCAAGAGGAGGAGTGCCCGATTTCTTCGCCTTTGATCGTGCCGGGACCGAAAGCAAAAGAGGGGGAGAGAAGGGAAAACCAGCGGCAGCACCAAATAGTGACGGTGCTGGTGGCGGCGCTGAGGAAGTCGCTAGTGATGTGCAGCGTAGCGTGCGGCCAGCGCGGCGCCTCCCCTGCTTCCATGGAGATCGGATGGCCCACCGACGTGCGCCACCGCGCGCACGTGACCTTCGACCGGTTCGATGGCTTCCTCGGCCTGCCTGCCGAGTTGGAGCCCGAGGTTCCCCCGAGGGTTCCCAGTGCCAG tacGAGTATATTTGGAGTTTCTGTCGAATCTATGCAGTGCTCCTATGATAAAAGAGGAAACAGCGTTCCAACGATTCTACTGTCAATGCAAAGGCATTTGTATTTACAAGGAGGTCTACAG GTGGAAGGAATTTTCAGAATTAATGCTGAGAATAGCCAAGAAGTGTTTCTCAGAGAACAACTGAATAGAGGAATTGTACTACATGGAACTGATCTGCATTGTCTAGCAGGATTGATAAAG GCATGGTTTAGAGAGTTACCCAGAGGAGTACTCGACTCACTGACACCAGATCAGGTGATGCACTGCAACACTGAAGAAGTGTGCTCTGAAATTGCAAGGATGCTACCACCAACTGAAGCAGCATTGCTTGACTGGGCCATTAATTTGATGGCAGATGTTGTGGAGCATGAACACTACAATAAGATGAATGCTCGAAATATTGCAATGGTTTTTGCACCTAACATGACTCAG ATGGCTGATCCATTAACTGAACTGATCCATGCTGTCCAAGTGATGAACTTCCTCAAGACATTGATCATAAAGACGCTGCGAGAAAGAGAAGAGGCATCTTTTGCGGCCATCGCATTCAGTTCGTACTCTGAATCTCCAAGTGACAAGGATGAAGCAACATTATCTAAACCTTCAGAAAAATATGCTCTGTGCACCAATGAGAAAATTCTAGGCATCTATGCCCTTGATAAAGTCGCTATAGGCAAACTCTTGTTCAATGGTGAACCATCATTGGGTAGCAGTGAAGGCAGCTTTGAGCCTAAAATTGAAATGACAAATGAATTAGATGCCACAAGAGATGAGTGTCAGTGTGGATATGTATATGGGGATGTGGAAAGTATGATGGATAGGGTGAGTTTTAGGAAGGTAGTGAGGAAGTTTTGCAGTCGCCCTATTTTTCAACTAAGTAGGTGCCCTAAGAAGCAGGCAAAGCTTGTAAATTTGGATGAAGGAAGAGAAGCTTGGACGTGA
- the LOC135674320 gene encoding probable protein S-acyltransferase 12: MDCCRSANPFRLCSALRVLGSFMVFLVLAIVTLSYYAVVVVAWGPRLSHGFPVSVLASVIIVVFHLLLALLIWSYFMVVFHDPGAVPANWRPLLDEEGLERTASATLSDYIAPETRASTSSTPEGIERRPHTGYCARCQNGKPPRCHHCSVCQRCVLKMDHHCVWVVNCVGARNYKFFLLFLIYTFLETILDTFVLLPNFVKFFGDARKHSSSPGNLAVTFLAFVLNLAFALSLLCFVGMHTSLVLSNTTTIEVYEKKKAVIWKYDLGKRKNFEQVFGTKKLLWFLPLFSAEDLEKIPALKGLDFPTRSDVEL, from the exons ATGGACTGCTGCCGCTCTGCCAACCCCTTCCGCCTCTGCTCGGCCCTCCGGGTGCTCGGCTCCTTCATGGTGTTTCTGGTGCTCGCCATCGTCACCCTCTCTTACTACGCGGTAGTCGTCGTCGCCTGGGGCCCGCGCCTCTCTCACGGCTTCCCCGTCTCTGTCCTTGCCTCTGTCATCATTGTCGTCTTCCATCTACTG CTTGCATTGTTAATATGGAGTTATTTTATGGTAGTTTTTCATGATCCTGGTGCTGTTCCTGCTAACTGGAGGCCTTTACTTGATGAAGAGGGTTTGGAAAGAACTGCTTCTGCAACACTGTCTGATTATATTGCTCCTGAAACAAGAGCTTCTACATCTTCCACTCCAGAGGGAATAGAAAGAAGACCACATACAGGATATTGCGCTCGTTGTCAAAATGGCAAACCTCCTCGTTGCCATCACTGTTCTGTTT GTCAAAGATGCGTGCTTAAGATGGATCATCATTGCGTATGGGTTGTTAATTGTGTAGGGGCTCGCAATTACAAATTCTTTCTCCTATTTCTG ATATATACTTTCCTGGAGACGATTTTGGATACCTTTGTCTTGCTTCCAAATTTTGTCAAGTTCTTTGGTGATGCGAGGAAACATTCTAGTTCACCTGGCAATCTTGCGGTTACATTTCTAGCTTTTG TTCTTAATTTAGCTTTTGCATTAAGCCTTCTCTGTTTCGTGGGCATGCACACATCTCTTGTCTTGAGCAATACTACCACGATAGAG GTTTATGAGAAGAAGAAGGCAGTTATCTGGAAGTATGACTTAGGAAAGAGGAAGAACTTCGAACAG GTTTTCGGAACAAAGAAGTTGCTGTGGTTCCTCCCATTATTCTCAGCAGAAGATTTAGAAAAGATACCTGCACTAAAAGGCCTAGATTTTCCAACACGCTCAGATGTTGAGCTGTGA
- the LOC135675099 gene encoding transcription repressor OFP8-like has product MSSSVQQKRRSSSSFLALGCVCTDSTSVSVSSSFGSRSNMTLRSPRSIKDLSSADTLTMTSASSSSSYAEHPEPKTERSASTPSFSDLLRQLNAIDDKREERMRNWRSSSRGGKRVEESVVVVKETVDPLGEFRRSMLHMIVEKEIMDDAELRALLRRFLALNSPRHHGMILRAFAEIWEEVFSGYDRTPDLLLRRSHSRLPPRLHL; this is encoded by the coding sequence ATGAGCTCGAGTGTGCAGCAGAAGAGGAGGAGCAGCAGCTCGTTTTTGGCCCTCGGTTGCGTCTGCACCGACTCCACTTCGGTCTCGGTGTCGAGCAGCTTCGGCAGTAGATCTAACATGACTCTGCGATCCCCACGGAGCATCAAGGACTTGTCCTCCGCGGACACCCTCACAATGACCTCCgcatcgtcgtcctcctcctacGCGGAGCACCCGGAGCCGAAGACGGAGAGGTCGGCGAGCACGCCTAGCTTCTCCGATCTTCTGCGCCAGCTCAACGCCATCGACGATAAGAGGGAAGAGAGGATGAGGAATTGGCGGAGCAGCAGCCGAGGCGGGAAAAGAGTGGAGGAGAGCGTGGTGGTGGTGAAGGAGACGGTGGATCCGCTGGGTGAATTCCGGAGGTCGATGCTGCATATGATCGTCGAGAAGGAAATCATGGACGATGCGGAGTTGAGAGCGTTGCTCCGCCGGTTTCTTGCGCTCAATTCGCCGCGCCACCACGGCATGATCCTTCGTGCATTCGCAGAGATATGGGAAGAGGTGTTCTCCGGCTACGACCGAACCCCCGACCTCCTCCTCCGTAGGAGCCATTCCAGGCTTCCACCTCGTCTGCACTTGTGA